Part of the Lycium ferocissimum isolate CSIRO_LF1 chromosome 6, AGI_CSIRO_Lferr_CH_V1, whole genome shotgun sequence genome, AATTTTGTCGTTACTAATTCAAGAGCGAGTGGGAGGACAATCACCTTTCCCACACAAATATGGAAGTTTTATTTTACACATGggtttcccttttctttcttaataaGTGCTCACTCCATCATTTGACATCAAAGTAATTTCTAGAAACCCTGCTGGTGACTATGAAGATTTTACCGATTAAAAACTCATGTACACGTTCATTTGAGCTGTATAAACCCTTCCTCAGCCCTATAACTGTGAATATTCTGTCTTCAATTTTGCCTCTCTACATCTATGTGTTCACCCTTAGATACTCGTCAAGGTTATATTTCCCTCTATCCTAATCTGATGGACCATATCGCTAACCATTTTAAGTCctaactttttatattttgaaacgaaaaagaaaaaaaattgtagtatttttcttttaatttctagtCCCTAAACATTATTTATTCATGTTCGATATCACTCTGAAAACCAGTCAAATTAGGTAAAGGAGCCAAGACACTTCGGGGTTGAATATGATATCAGCTGAATGAAAAAACTAGTACCAACTTGCTTCATGATATAAAGTTTAAGAGCCATGGACTTGAGTCTATCTCAACCAATAGATTTTTTGCTTTACTGCTATATGCTTCTTGATAAACAGTTGCAAGTTTTTGCTTGGGTTGCAGATTACTGTAGATGTGCTTGCGACCCCTTTTCGTGATAGCCAACCTACTGCATTGGATTCATCAAAGGACGacgaaaaaaagaaaggtgcACAAATCATAAAAAAGTCTAAGCGCGAGAAGTTTGAAAAGTTGGAGGCTCTTAGCCAGCGATTACGGCTTTGCTTTCAGAAGAGAGTTAACCATAGGAGATACAGCTCCTCCTAACCATCTGTTGCTATTGAAAAGGATTAACAGAGACAAATTCTGTACTATAAATGGGGAAGTTGGCAACTTTTTCTTTGTGGCCCTTGCGTGTATGGCTAGCAATAGCGTAGGTTTGTGTAACTAATTATAACTCTCCTTATAATGTTCAATTTGTTGCAATTGGTTCAAGAAACTCCAATGCCAGTAAACCTTTCtgtttcccttttctttcaaatgtTTGGTTTTTAGTATGATTGTGAAGTCAGTTTAAAATTATATTGTCCACTCTGATTAGTGGAGAAACTTATTCAACAGAAAGATGCAGCCCAGACTACTGAGTAACTATGTCCCAAACATGCAGAAGCTTTTCATTTGATGTCACAAGCACATGGTTGTCTtcacaatttttctttttgtacaaTTGGAAGAATTGGTTATTAACTTGACAATTTGTGATAATTTGTGTCCGTGAGGCAAATGCATTTGACTTTTCATACAAACATTTTGTACAACCAAATGTTCATCtggaagttgaagttaaagtttGGACATACATttcacttggaaaaaaaaaagtgtctaaCGCTTTGTATGTGGAAAAACTGATCAAGATCAACTTTTTAGATGTGAAAAACTCAACTCAATGTATAACCAACAAAAGgtttgaaaatattattttttttaaaaaggaaaaaaaaaaaaatctatgtcCAAACAGTCCTTATGGCAATAAACGCAGCCAACTCAAAGCAGTCGGACTTGTAAATGAAAATTAGGACATCAAAGTAAATTGAGAAACTAAAAGAAAGATATAAAAGCACAACAATTATCCTTCTTTAAGGATCTAAGATTTCACAGAGATGCAGTTAAAATTAGAACATCATCAGCTTGTATTTTACAGCTTGACAAGTTAGGCTCATTGGAATTCCTAGAAACTGCAATGTGCAAATCAATGACCAAGGACGAACCCATCACTAATATCTTAATTAGAGACATTTTGAACGTTAGAGCCAGTAATCCCAAAGCAATTAACTTGTAGTACGCGAACACCTGATGATCTCATATCTGCTTCACCCCAAACATATGAAGCATGTGTTGAATCTCCGCTTAGCCCTCGTTTTTTCCCTCCAGGTGAAGATCCTTCTAGTGGAAGTCCAGCGGGGCTCTCATGCGAAGTTAAGCAGCTTTCAGTGGAACAATCCGTGGGTTGTGGATGGATTCTGGGGGAAACTTCTTCTGGCCCATGGACTCCAACAATGTCAGCAGAATCCGAGGGGCACAATCCATGTGGATTACATAAAGGGCTAAGTTGTGTCTTTGTTCCTAATCCTTGATAAGTCTCTTGGTGATTTTCAGTAACTACATCACCAATGAATTGATCAGCAAGCATTTTACAGGCCTTCTCCAACATGGTAATATATCTTTGTTCAGCATCCTGGCGAATTTGCAAGTGCTTCTCGGCCTGcgtaaccaaaaaaaattaagaattatCAGCCTGAATACCTGTAGACTGTAGTCCACAAATAGCAAATCGAATTGCATAATGTCATCTAACCACTTCCCCTTTAACCTTCAAATTATGTCGTTCCTTCATCCTTAGTCCAAGTATTCATATCATGCAATTATCAACCATCCCAGACTAAAgagccgtttggccatgagaactattcacttttttccggaataatTTCACTTTATATCAAAATCagtgtttggttataaaattcccaaattcaacttggagttggatttcaaatttggaaaagtgTCCCAaacctgttttccaacttcatctTCATAATTTCCAAATGAAGTGCTCTCTTCACTCCTTTACAAAAGTATAAcaaaacacaactccatcttcaactccaacttcataaatttcaaataaagtgaaaattatttagaagctatggccaaacacctactaaGAACATGTTTATCTGaacaaccttttttttaaaaaaaaaaaagaaaaaaaaaaaagaattaactcCATGTATTTATCTTGAGAAACATTCAAAAGCAATATACTCATCCGATGTAAAGCAGAAAGCTTACTTCAACTTGCAGGTGCAATTTACTTTGCACTTCCATTTGAGCTCTTAATGCCTCCTTGACTTCATAACCTCTGAAGACATTATAAAATACTTAAACTAGAAGGTGCATTTCAAGCAAAGCTTAAACAGAAGCATCACTATATAATTTATTAGGGTAaggtaaaaaagaaagaactagCTGTCTTAGTTATAGGATGAACCCTTACTCATTCAAGTCCGATGCAGGCAACTGCTGAGGAGTACCACCAGAACAAGGGCTTTCTAATGAATACGTAGCTGTAAGTCCTTCAATGAAGAACAAGAACCCAgtttcaaaataaaagaaaaaaatcaaaagagctTCTTCCTAGAGCCTTCCTGAACTGATCTGCTCTCACATATAAAGAACATCACGGTGTCTTCTTGGCTATTCTGTAAGCTTCACACATCACTGCCCAAGTTTATGATATTCTTCCtgcatttttccattttttcatttttttggctttttttttttttttaatttaaagaagAAACGGGGGGATTAATGGAGTTGCTGGAGTCTACATTCCAAATGGGTATACCATTGTCCCAGAGCTAGTTCTTtcatgtaaaaagaaaaagaaaaaaaaggacagAACCAGAAACAACAGATGGAAACAGGAAGACTggaaaaaggggggaaggggGGTAGTGAGCGAGCTGTTTATATCAACCCTAAGGCAGTGGAAGATTTTATATCCCAGCCACTAGGCAAGTTTTGAAGCTTGATTAGCACATATATGCcaaaaggctttttttttttttttttttttaaacggtaAAGGTTATATGCCAAGAGACTTGTGAGACTACAGGAGCAACCATGTTTCCAGTTATAGGAAAATGGGAGTCAACTATACCTACCCTCTTTTGAAGCCTCATCAAGATCTTTCTGAGATTGCTTACCTAGTCTGTATTTCTGCAATGAACAAAGGCAAAATCATATTTAAAATTGAGCAACAAACATTTGATTTGCTCCCCCCAACCCACCACCTCCTCCTTACATCTAGGACTTTAGAGAAGGATGGGGTGGGCTTGTGAGGCAATAAGAAAATCTAATGTACTCTAATAGACCTGAAGGTGACTCTTTAGGTGGAAGAGTGTCAGTCCCTTGACACCCATTGTCCGCATTATTGCCTTTGGGGTAGCTTCTGCAAGTAATATTGAAAGCACATCCATGAGAAAAGATGGTGTTCCAGCCAAATTAAAAGAATTTAGTGCAGATACGAACTGTGCAGCCATTATACTAACACAGACAAGTAGAGTAATACAAAGTCCCTCCCCTCCCCAATCCTGCAAAAAACTTCCTCCTTTCAGTATCTTTTAGTTCTCTTGGTTGGCAAAGTCTATAACAAGATATCTATTGAACCCAAATACAGATAATAAAACCCAAGAAAAGGAGAAACCATCCAATGTGATAACTTCCCTTTACTTCAGCGAAACAAAGAGTGAAACCTAGTATTCAGGTAAATCATTTTAAGAGAAACAGGAGGTAAAAGTGGCACTAGTTTAGGAGAAATCTATGCGCTTGCAATTAAGAGTGAGACCATGGATTATTCTTTGGACAAGCACAACTAACAAGAGATAGCAGTTACGTTATCACACAAATTGGAATGAATATGTAGGTCTCTAGGAATATTTAATTCTTTCCCCGATACGTACATCTACACTTAACCTGAAATATAGATGTCAGACAGCACTTGCCTATCGCTACTGAAAAATTATGTTCCATTGCCAGTGTAACATTGTTACATCACACCCCTTGGGGTGcagcccttccccggaccctaCTAATGTGGGATGCTTGTGCACCGGGCCCAAAAAGAAGCAGAAACATGTACTAAATTCTAAATGCAACACAATTACTCAGCAGAGTAGGGACCTCCAGGAAGGAGCAAACAACATTCTTGAGAAGTTCAATaactaaaaaaggaaaatagaaaGACGGCAAAATGAAAAAGTATAGTAAATAACTGCCAAACCTCAACCTCCATAGATGCAAATGCTAGCCATTCAAAATCTACAGAATAGTTGGTGAACCACAGTGCACTACATCATTTTCTCAGCCAAAGAAGAAACAGAAACACGTAAATGCTAAATGTAACACAACACGCAGCTTAAGGATTTTCCAGAAAGGAGCAACATTTAAATCCGAGCAACATTTAAATCTGCACAACAGTTGGTGAACTAACAGCGCACTACCTCGTTTTCTCAGccaaacaaagaaacaaaaatacatACTCAACAGAGCTTAGGGATCCTCCAGGACGGAGCAAAAACATTCTTAAGAAAGTTCAATAcccaaaaaaggggggaaacAGAAAAGAGGGCAAATTCGATAATAAGAATTAAATTTCAAGTCTCAACTTTCCATACATAGATGCATATGCTAGCCATTTGAAATCTACAAAACAGTTGGTGAACTAATAGTACACTTCCTCATTTTCTCAGTCAAAATAGAAACAAAGAAACACGTAttaaatgcaaaatataacacAATAATCAACAGCTTAGGGATCCTCAACATTATTGAGaagttttttttgttaaacCATGTGAACGATTACCATTAACAAACAACCACTAAAGAGCACCTAATTCCACAACCACCTTCTAGGAAGGGTGTTATCAAAAACAGCCCTCTAGCAAAGCAAAAACAACTAGTTACATTTTCAATCTATGTATAAAGCCTCTAAGGTGTGTGGATGCACCAataaggaggtgtgagaggttggctattaaaggagttaggagaggtagagatAGGCCGAAAAAGAACCGGGAGGAGGTGATTAAGCATGACATGGCACAACTTCAgcttactgaggacatgaccaTAGATAGAAAGGTGcggaggtcgaggattaggcTAGAAGGTTAGTAGCTAGACGAGTGGTCTCCTTATTAGTATTAGTTAGTAATCGCATAGTTTCTTTTCCTTGAGGTGTATTACAATTTATTGTTTCATTTGTGGAATTACcttttgggtatgttgttgttgtattctgttgccatatttttcttgatgtcatgcttcaaatgtctttcttctttcatcggaaacagtctctctaccccacaaaggtaggagtaaggtctgcgtacatcctactcctagaccccacttgtgggactacaccgagtatgttgttgttttagtTGGTGAACTAATAGTGCACTACATCATTTTCTCAgccaaaaaaaagttaaaaaaaataaacatgtaCTATAAATGCTAAATGTAACGCAATACGCAGCAGCTTAGAGATCCTCAACATTCATGAGAAgttcaataacaacaacatacccagtgtaatcttACAGGTGGGGTCTGGTCAGGGTAGACTATACGCAGACCTTACACCTATCTGGAAAGGCcgagagaggttgtttccgatagaccctcggcacaagcagcggcggattcaggattttcattcagagggttcgaaaaaaataactaagctaaacataaaaaataatgtcgTCGATGGGAATCAAACCTAAGACgctagagacaattttgaacaccctgaaccgCTTGAGCTAACTTTTTGCATTTATTCAGggtattcaaaagttaatatatctacataaacacagaaaatctatcttatatatacactataaatttttgccgagggtgttcaccgTCAGCACaaggacaagcaattcaaagcagtatAAAAAGTCATGACAGAAgctacacaaaaaaataaaaataaaaacaaagtaAAGGGGgtaaatggaaaagaaaaactaaCTACTAGGACCACCAAGTTGAGTAACAGCATCAACAAATCTTTCATGTAGGTCTGCTGTCCATCTAAGACGAGGTTTTGGATCTGAAGTTAACACAAGACATGGGTCactatgattatgatgatgatgtatcCCAACATTAACATTATTAACATCACATCCATGACcatgatgatgtatgttatATTCATCTTCCTGTGAATTTATCAATCTTGGAAACATCGAATCACCTAAACAACTTCACTGTATCGATTAATCAAAGGGGTATTGTGTTACCTACTACGAGTATTATTGGGAGAACCCCAAAGTCAaataatgaaatgatttctatACAGTGATACAGTTTATTATTACCCGGGTTTCTTCATGTTTAAAATGTGTAACCGAGATATAAATCctcaccaataaggtgaaagttcatGTAGATAACCAGTTGAGCTATTAGATTAAGGTGTATTCGGTATTAAAGGAAGATAATTAAATGAGCCTCTACAAAATTTAACAGATCCACTCTATGTTATGTCAGAATCGGACGTGTATACAGAGGGTCATATACCtctgtattatttttttaaagacaccttttaactaattttcttttgagtttttttacttatttcttTGTGTTCGGTACGtaagaaaaatattatcttaaaaGGATTTGGATATATAATCTAGACATATACTGTGAGAAGTGGCGATGGTAGGGAGTGAGGTGAGGTGTGGTGTGGTGGGGATGGGAGGTACGAGGATGGGGTGAAGATGATATGTGTTGGAGGGTGGGGAGGATACAATCAATATGTCACGGCACTTGTggaatttgtttttcttactttcgcttgggaaattatttttcttatttttaaggaacttcTTTTCATGGAGAAAAATTCTAACGAACCGAACAAGGAAggttgaaaaatatttttcttcataatgAACAGACCCTCAGACCTATTTTTCCTTATAATATGATGGCCAGCTTGAGTTCATCTCGACTAGACTCCGCAAGTAGTTGCTACCTTTCAGTTCATTGTATTCATGTAACTCTATCCATCAAAGCTTGaatagatgaaaaaaaaaaaaaaatgtttacgCCTCCATTAGGAAATATTCTATAATTGTAACATCCAGATAAATTTACAAGCATCTTTACTAATATATGAGGTACTTGTTACTTTTCACCATCATAGTTATCAAATAAATTTTATCTACCAAAATTTAAACATATGGAAAGAAACTATTTAGTGTTTTGCTTAGGTTGGAACTTGATTGATTcatactttattattttatttttttggatgaTATAGTTGCTACCTTACATGTGCAAATTTGATTAAttcatactcttttttttttttttttttggatgataCAATCGTTATCTTCCATCAACACATACACTATGTAATTCTACCAATTAAAGTTTTGAAATACGAAAAGAAATTAACTGATATTTGTTTTACTTTCactgaaatttgaattttgaaactACAGGATTCTCCTCGATAAAATATATAACCAAGataaattttttcccttcgctgATATAGAATCAAACCACTAGACCAGCGCAATTACTGCCTTTCATCAAGGTAACTAAATCACCTAATATTGTTTTGCCTCTACTAAATTTGAATCTGAATCCTTATAATTTTTCTCACTTTATTGACCAACAGATCACATCTTGAGTGCTAATATAGATTCAGACTCCTATGTcctccaaaaattttaaatgtaaaaaagGTCAATGTGCCTTGACCTGTCTGTTTGTATTTTTAAGTGCTCAGAGTCTGttttcacttattttctttttggtggTGAATAGAACTCATTATTAAACTTTTAATATACATGTAAATCCTCTTATTTGGAAGAGTAATTTTATAAGATGGCATTCATATAACAAAGGACTCAAATGGACCATAATAAAGGGATTTTATATTGGTATATGTCATGATGATTGGATACACAATTCACAACCCCTAAGGTACATGATTGAGGACCTTTAAAGGAGAAGCAAGAATACTTCACATGCCTACTGGTTGGAAAGTATATTTTCCCTCTCATTATAAAGTAGTAGAAAACAAGAAAGGTGATATGGTGACACCACATAATTTGAATTCATGTCAGCATCAGCATAAACACACTTGGACTTTTCTTCTTTCAGTTTTTaaacattttcattttcatctaaGCACAATGATAGTCAGAATAAAAACATTTTTGCCAACATAGGAAGAGCATAGATGCAGCAATTCTGGAGAAAGGACATAACAGTTCATCAAATCATATTAGATTCTTCAATACAAAAATTGGGAACACAGATATACAAGAAATTCTCTTCATGTATTTCAAGATCACACGTATAATGCAGattctaaaaaaaatgttaatacAATTAATAGATCATCATGGTATCAAGGACTTCAGGGTAACGAAGCAAGGGCGTGAACATCATATCCTATAGCCATGCAAACGCTTAGCCCATCGTCTAGCCATGAACGGATCATGGTATTCCCAGCTCTCAACGCTGCTACTTCTTCCACCGGTGCTCTCAACAGAGATAGAATCATCAGTCAGTTCTTTTCTATCGCCAATTCCGACTACAACTTCCCCAGTTTTAAAAGAATCGCCCATCATGCAATCAGTATAGGTATACACCACGCGGACCCCGTCCAACTCTTCCAAAAGCAACGGGATTCTCCTCTCTTCACCCCCTCGTAATTCTCCAAGCCTCATAACCCTAGTGTCGTCCCCAATCCTCAATGCAATCTCTCGAACTGCACCGCACAATATTTTAGCAAGAAATCTCTCAAATTCATGCATGACAAACCCATTCGAAGTGCCATATCCAAATCCAACATGAAACTTATGGATTGTAATAGGAAGTTCCAAGTGAAACCCATGGAAAGACGATCTTGTTGGATTGTCAGAAAGATGTAGAATAAAAGAATGAGTATTTTGGTGGGTTCGCTCTCTTAGTATCTTTACACCTTTCTTAAGTCCTTCTACTGGATCAGCTTGGCCCATATAAAACAGCCGATCAATCACTTGTAGCGCTGTCCGCTTCCCGTAAGAGGTCATGCACTTAAGGGGAAAGATCCGTGCTGCTGCAGAAGAGTAGGTGACAATAGCCAAACGGTCTATAGGCCGAAGCGAAAATACCACAAATGCCATGGCTTGTTTCATAAGCCTCAGGTGGGGTCCGTTCGGGCTTGCCACTAAAACTAAGTCGGTGGCTGGCTGATGTGTCAATTTTAAGCAAAGTTCAAACACAGAAGTACTGTGAGGGACAGGTGATAAAGACAAATGCAAACGGTGAATATCTGATGTGGGGTCGGGTTCGACGGgatcatcatcgtcatagcgAGCAGAGCGTAAAAAGGAACGTCTATGTACCCGAGAAGTAGCAATTGATTCATCGAGAATCTGGAGAATGGGGTCCGCTTGATTGTTGTGAGGAGAATAATGCATCCTCAATGTTCGAGGTAGTTGGGTCCAATGTGCACGGCAAACAGGGCAAGTAACATTGCCATGGCGGATGTTGGATGATATGCAAGCGAAGTGAAAAGCATGAGAGCATTGTGCTGTAAATATAGCCTGTCCTGGGCTGCACTCGGAGCTATAGCTCAACGGATCCAGACATATTGGACAAAAATTCTGCCAGACAATAGAAAGAGAAGCATGAGTTTTTCTGAACTAATATGTACATAATAACCATTCCCATGCAGGACCTTGGAGATTCTTTATATTTACAAGAAAAATTTAAACATAACGACGCAAAAAAGAAACAGACCAGTTCTTTATaaacacaaaaaagaaaatccCAGATACAATTTTTAAAGGAAAGACTTGCTGCGTTTTGCCCTGCAAGAAGAATCCTTTTTGGAATGTTTAATCAGCTAACACCATAATTACTACTCATTTGTTAACAAAGGAAGAACTCATAACAGAAGGCATTCTTAAGTGTGCCAACCCTCCACCCCAGTTATTTTTTCTTGTTCAATATTTTTCTTCCCATTTGTCGAAAGGGGATTAGTTATCTTTATCCTCTGGTAGTAGAACATCCTATTTAACTGCATTATAGAAGCAAAAGTTTCATTCTTAAAGGATGTGATCAACGGCATGTTGAGTTCTTTAGTCTCTTGCAGCTCATTCTTTTGGCTTATTACCGTGCTTAAATTCTGCACTCTAATAAGAAACAATAGCAGCTTTTCAACTTTTTCCCCGGGACAGGTATTGGGTGTGTAAGGAATATGTTAGATCTACAAACTCCGAGGAAAGAAAAACTTTTACCCATCACAATGTAGCATAAGAAATTCACAACAACTTTTCTACAGCCATGATGCTCGGgccagcttgcgcgcacctcgaTCAATTCCACAGAGTACCTGCTACCTCTCACCGACACAGGTATCGAGTAACATAAATCATCTGGCGTTATTTTGCCTCCAATGGgaattgaacctgagacctcatggttctcaacccacttcattgaccactaccCCCACACCATTGGGTAAGAAACTCACAATTTGGATTCTTTCATGTTTGGGAATACATCCAAGACATTGAGGATTCACCCATTTATAAGATCAATTAGGAaacaagaatatcaagaaatCTAGTGAATGGTAGCTAACTACAATGTTTTCTTAATAATAGTAAATTATTTGGGCTTATTATAACAAAAGGACAACGAGAGCTAGCTTTGAAGTTAGACCAGCTAATTTTACTGGAACCACGATCCGGAAGCAAGGACAATATGGAATATGCAGCAAAGAAATGACAAGAAATTTAAGATGCAGAGGAGAAGGTACCTTGTTAGAAGGTGTGTTAGTAGTAGAATCTAATCGCGAGGGTTTAATGACAGACGCATGATTCAACAGCTCCAGATTATTACTGGCCGGATAAGGAAACTCCTGCACATAACAAAATCATCAAATGCACTAAATtttaggcaaaaaaaaaaaaaaaaaaaaaaaactcaaaactaAACGAATTTCACCAACAAGGGTTGTGGTGGAATAGTAGGTACTCCTTCCATTGATAGAGGAGCCACAATGCAAGTTACTGGTTTGACAGAACCCAAAAACTTTAGATCAAACACTATATTTGCGTTAAAAATTACTATTTAATATTTACAAATAATCTATTCTGAACTCACTAAGCAAAACGAACTActtcctctgtttcaatttgattgtcttactttcctttttagtctgtttttaaaagaatatttttttccttctttagcaactctttaattctaaCTTTTCAcgtgacatgtttaagaccacaagattaaaggacattttggtacattctacatatttttaatttacttttaGACAACGTTACTTTCTTAATCTCCATATCAAATCACAACCAGACAAACAAactgaaacggagggagtatgattcagaacccataaactAAAACACACTAGCTCATGCTTGGACTCCTTCGTCCTTAACCAGAGATCTCGGATTCGAGTCCTAGGACCAAGTCTGTCTTTACTAGTGAGCATTTTAGCCCAATGTAGGACTTTCCAGCCCGAAGGCCCCAATGCGGATATACTGCACACAGGGAAAATGAAACAATCACTAGCATTTTAGCTGAATGAGCGACTTTGTGGCTCGAATCCGAATTTAGTAGGCCCCAATGCTGATACCGGACACCTAGTAAAAGACtaaaagaaaccaaaagaatTTGAGTAAACTTAcagagttgttgttgttgttatgaggGACAGGAGAAGGGGAGTTTTGATATCTACAACAAAATGAACCACATGTTTGAACAAACATCTTTTTAGCTGctttcttcagcttcccagaATACGATGATGATGTTTCTCCGGCCCCGGCCATTCCCATTACCAGTAACAACCCTTTATATAAGATTCACTGTATAATTCAGTGAATTATATAATACCCAAATGGCAAATCAGTCACTGGAAAGCTTACAGtagacagagagagagagagattataaacaaacaaacaacattaTACCCATTGTAATTCCCAAGTGGCGTCCGAGGGTGTAGGATGTATGCAAACCTTAACTCTACTTTTGTGGGGCACAACGATTGTTCCCGAAAAGGTAAATGAGGTATTATAAGC contains:
- the LOC132060337 gene encoding protein PHR1-LIKE 3-like isoform X1 is translated as MFPRLINSQEDEYNIHHHGHGCDVNNVNVGIHHHHNHSDPCLVLTSDPKPRLRWTADLHERFVDAVTQLGGPSKATPKAIMRTMGVKGLTLFHLKSHLQKYRLGKQSQKDLDEASKEGLTATYSLESPCSGGTPQQLPASDLNEGYEVKEALRAQMEVQSKLHLQVEAEKHLQIRQDAEQRYITMLEKACKMLADQFIGDVVTENHQETYQGLGTKTQLSPLCNPHGLCPSDSADIVGVHGPEEVSPRIHPQPTDCSTESCLTSHESPAGLPLEGSSPGGKKRGLSGDSTHASYVWGEADMRSSGVRVLQVNCFGITGSNVQNVSN
- the LOC132060337 gene encoding protein PHR1-LIKE 3-like isoform X2; the encoded protein is MFPRLINSQEDEYNIHHHGHGCDVNNVNVGIHHHHNHSDPCLVLTSDPKPRLRWTADLHERFVDAVTQLGGPSKATPKAIMRTMGVKGLTLFHLKSHLQKYRLGLTATYSLESPCSGGTPQQLPASDLNEGYEVKEALRAQMEVQSKLHLQVEAEKHLQIRQDAEQRYITMLEKACKMLADQFIGDVVTENHQETYQGLGTKTQLSPLCNPHGLCPSDSADIVGVHGPEEVSPRIHPQPTDCSTESCLTSHESPAGLPLEGSSPGGKKRGLSGDSTHASYVWGEADMRSSGVRVLQVNCFGITGSNVQNVSN
- the LOC132060339 gene encoding E3 ubiquitin-protein ligase WAV3-like; its protein translation is MGMAGAGETSSSYSGKLKKAAKKMFVQTCGSFCCRYQNSPSPVPHNNNNNSEFPYPASNNLELLNHASVIKPSRLDSTTNTPSNKNFCPICLDPLSYSSECSPGQAIFTAQCSHAFHFACISSNIRHGNVTCPVCRAHWTQLPRTLRMHYSPHNNQADPILQILDESIATSRVHRRSFLRSARYDDDDPVEPDPTSDIHRLHLSLSPVPHSTSVFELCLKLTHQPATDLVLVASPNGPHLRLMKQAMAFVVFSLRPIDRLAIVTYSSAAARIFPLKCMTSYGKRTALQVIDRLFYMGQADPVEGLKKGVKILRERTHQNTHSFILHLSDNPTRSSFHGFHLELPITIHKFHVGFGYGTSNGFVMHEFERFLAKILCGAVREIALRIGDDTRVMRLGELRGGEERRIPLLLEELDGVRVVYTYTDCMMGDSFKTGEVVVGIGDRKELTDDSISVESTGGRSSSVESWEYHDPFMARRWAKRLHGYRI